Part of the Takifugu rubripes unplaced genomic scaffold, fTakRub1.2, whole genome shotgun sequence genome, TAGTGGAATCTGCTCATTAAAGACAGAAGTTCTTGGTACAtgtgcacttaaaaaaaacatttatttcaaggtCTCGCTAAAGCAGATATGAGACTGTTAGAATATTCATACATTTTATCAtgttgatattttaaaaaaacaaaacatttctaTTACAATCCCATAATTCTTTAAgcactatttttttatttccaataACTTTATTGATTCTATCCAGTTGTTGACAGTCCTTTTAATTGGTATTTGTGTCTGcacattaaaacaataaaatgccTACATCAACAGCTCTGTCGGGTGGGGTGTACACATTTATAATTCTCGGTTTTATATTATGATAAAAACAGTCTACAAGTAAAATTTCTATATATTAATTTCAACCAAATTTCAATTCCAACCCCATAATAACTGGGCCCATAACAAGAGTCAAGATTTACGTTATTCATCCGCGTAGGGAAATTGTAGTATCAGCCTGCACCTGGTGGAATATAACTATAAttaagtatagaaatagaataaataaaacacaaataacagAACATGGACAGgaataagcatatttacataaatataaaatatagaaataaaactacataaacataaacattaaacaatgaTTGTTATTGACTGGTTTggacctgagctgatgcataagCCCAGTCAagagagctcagctctgacagaggGATGAATTAGGGAACAATTATTACACAACTAGACAAGCAGGAGCTTAATCAGAAACACTTGTTCATGgtggaattttatttttttaaatgtacaccCACTACCAGCTATAAATGATTAAGAGGCATCAATAATGggcaaaaaaaccctaaaattaAGGATGGGCGGATCGATCCTGTGGCAACACAAGGGTCACCTGCTGAGTGTTCATCATCCAAGGGATTATGGCGGGAGTTTGACAGCCGGGTTGTGGCTTTTCAGAGCAATCgcacagcaaacacagatgCATATATTGAAATGAGAAGATACATGGAGGAAAAGGTCATCCCAAGAAGCGAGGTGGGAAAAAATGAAACCACATCTGTTCCAGCAGAGACTCTTCTCGAAGGCCGGAGAAATAATCAGCCAGACGCAATTGTcctaaagcagaaaatgtgaatatgatactttttctgaacaggtgtgatggtgtcagacattgttctatTTAATTTTCCTCATGGAGCAACtgtcttatgcaggtttaaaggataatGAAATCCTAGTTATCAATTGACCATAAATTTTATGTAAATGGTCTGTATTCGTCTtgtgatttgtcttaaatgtaatattttgacTCAcaaattgccagtaagaaatgaacagtATCGATAAAAATACAAGTATCAGTATCGAATCCTTaaagtgtggtatcgcccatccGTAATGTACACCCACTACGTGCTATAAATTATGAAGAGGCTTCAATAATgggcaaaaaaaaccctaaatgtACCTCGTCCTTCATACATGTAATGTAGGGTTGCATATTCAGACCTTTTATTCTAGTCTTATTGCCGAGATAATACAGTTCCACCTTAAATAGAACAGAGCTCTGTTAGAAGAGTTGATGTGGCTCTTAAAAGAGCCTTTGTTGATGTGTATAAGCGGCCAATTTAAGCTCTCTCTCCGCGGATACGACGGGCCAGCTGGATGTCTTTGGGCATGATGGTGACCCTCTTGGCGTGGATGGCGCACAGGTTGGTGTCCTCGAACAGACCCACCAGGTAGGCCTCGCTAgcctcctgcagagccatgACAGCCGAGCTCTGGAAGCGCAGGTCGGTCTTGAAGTCCTGAGCGATCTCCCTCACCAGGCGCTGGAAGGGCAGCTTGCGGATGAGCAGCTCGGTGGATTTCTGGTACCGACGGATCTCCCTGAGAGCCACGGTACCAGGCCTGTAACGGTGAGGCTTCTTCACCCCGCCGGTGGCCGGGGCGCTCTTCCTGGCAGCCTTGGTGGCGAGCTGCTTCCTGGGAGCTTTTCCTCCGGTGGATTTACGGGCGGTCTGCTTGGTTCTGGCCATTGTTCACTGCTGCTTGTTCTCAGAACGAGACGAAGTTACAAGAACTGCCGGCGCCGCCGCTCTTAAGGCGTCGGAGCAGCGGGCTCGACGATGACGCAGGTGACACCCGGACTCGTGATTGGCTGGATGATGCACGTGGCACTCAGCTCCGCCCAGAGTCCGACCCACCAACCAAATCTCCGCTCCTTATTGGTTGATGCTGAGCGAGCGGCGGGAACGGGCGGCTCCGCCCAGAGTCCGACCCACCAGCCGAATCTCCGCTCCTTATTGGTTGATGCTGAGCGAGCGGCGGGAACGGGCGGCTCCGCCCAGAGTCCAACCCACCTGCCGAATCTCCGCTCCTTATTGGTTGATGCTGAGCGAGCGGCGGGAACGGGCGGCTCCGCCCAGAGTCCAACCCACCAGCCGAATCTCCGCTCCTTATTGGTTGATGCTGAGCGAGCGGCGGGAACGGGCGGCTGtgtctctgattggtcaggcAGGCTTAGCGTCAGCTATAAATAGGGATCGTAGCGACTCAGAGCGTCATTTCACTGACTTTCGTAGATTTCAAAACCTTATAATACATAGAAACAAAATGAGTGGTCGAGGAAAAACCGGCGGCAAAGCCCGAGCTAAGGCCAAGACTCGCTCTTCTCGGGCCGGGCTCCAGTTCCCAGTGGGCCGTGTTCACAGGCTGCTCCGCAAGGGCAACTATGCTGAGCGCGTTGGCGCCGGCGCTCCTGTGTACCTGGCCGCTGTGCTGGAGTATCTGACGGCTGAGATCCTGGAGTTGGCTGGAAACGCTGCCCGCGACAACAAGAAGACTCGTATCATCCCCCGCCACCTGCAGCTGGCTGTGCGCAACGACGAGGAGCTGAacaagctgctgggaggagtgACGATCGCTCAGGGCGGCGTGTTGCCCAACATCCAGGCTGTCCTGCTGCCCAAGAAGACCGAGAAGGCCAAATAAATGTGGCCTTGCTGGGCTAGCGAGCACCAAACGGCTCTTTTCAGAGCCACCCACAACGTGATAAAGAGCAGTTCTGTTCAATAATGAAACATTCTCGGTCCAACTTGGATCCAGTTTTCAAACTCTAAAAACGTCTCTTTAGTTAAGACCAAATTTGGAGGATTAACTTGAAATTAGTTTAGGAcgggggtcggcaacccaaaatgttggaagagccatattggaccaaataaatgaaacaaattaaGATTatgatgtactttattcatccctgtagggaaattgaattgcaGTAGCAACATATAacgtatagaaacagaataaatacacATAAGACTAggatgttataagcatatatatatatatatgtgtgtgtgtgtgtacacacacacacaatatatatatatatatacatacacacacacacaatatatatatatatatacatacacacacagaataaaatgacaacataaacattCCACAATtcttgttattggctgggttaggatgaattagagtttaatggcggacggcaggaaggacttcctgtagcgttccttagagcagcgaggctgctggagctgctcctcagtttgtccactgtgttatggagggggggggggggggactgtccatgattgtccgcagtttcaacaccatcctgtccctcaccacctcgtctaaGTTTgtaagtctacagccaacaacagacctgcctttttaatgagtttgttagcatccttagctttaatgcctgctccccagcacatcCGAGTCATCCGAGCActtctggaggggacgtgttcCGGAGTGGTTCTgtaggggacgtgtctcagagaggttctggaggggacgtaTTCCGGAGTGGTTCTGTAGGGGACGTGTCTGAGTGGttctggaagtcagctgtgtaggtggtgcaCAGAAGGGGACAGCACCGTTCCTTGGGGagccctgtgttgctcatcagggggtcggacacacatgCTATAGTGTCTATAGTAGCTCTATTTGTCTCCTTTCCAAATGATCGGCTACAAACACATAATGAGCATTAATGAGGAATGTTTATCTTcactgcagcatcctggagaggatgatgcaccacgtgaccactctgctgtacgatggcgctttaagtttaacttccattatgaGATGTTGAAACtaaatgtttgtcacgtttttcctcctacagaaattatattaaaacaatttccatatTTTTGAAGAGgttccagggagccactagggcggcgccaaagagccgcccCCTGGTTTAGGACTTTCTTTACTGGACGTTGaatgaaaacattcagtacaAGCATGCTTGTCACTATTATTGGATGCCATGAACTCTGCATTCTCTACAAAACGACCTTTAATAACCCCACATATGACATGTTCAGATGTCAGACcagtgtgtgtatacacacacgcacattaatACCGTGAGCAGACAGCTCAACTAATCCCCTGCACAGGAGGTTATTGAACACATGTTCACATCATGACCAAGGAGCAGGAATGTGATCTCAGGTGCTGTGGTGGCTCTGAAAAGAGCCTTTTGAAGGAACCCTCTCAGGGTTGCTTACTTCCTCTTGGGTGCTGCCCTCTTGGCTTTGggcttcacagccttcttcgcTGGAGCCTTCTTGGAAGCAGGAGCCTTCTTCGCCACTTTCTTGGGACTCTTGCTCACCCTCTTCGGGCTTTTTGCCACCTTCTTCGCCGCTAGAGCCTTCTTCGCCTTCTTAGGAGACTTCTTTGTGGCTGTGGGCTTCTTGGCTGCTGCCGCTTTAGGCTTCTTGGCCGCCGCAGGCTTCTTGGCCGCGGGCTTCCTGGCTTTCGGGGCGGGCTTCTTGGCCGCGGGCTTCTTGGCTTTTGGTTCGGCCACTTTCTTGCTCATCCTGAAGGACCCAGAGGCTCCGGTGCCCTTCGTCTGGACCAGAGTCCCCTTGGTCACCAAGCCCCTGACGGCGATCTTAACCCGGGCGTTGTTCTTCTCCACATCGTAGCCGTCGGCTGCcaggttcttcttcagggcGGCCAGGGACACGCCGTTGCGTTCCTTGGACGCGGACACGGCCTTCAGGATGAGCTCGCTGATGCTCGGGCCCGAGCTCTTCACTCTGGTCGGCTTCTTCTTTGCGGCTTTGGCCGGAGCGGCTTGTGTTGGCGCTTCTTCTCCCATCTTCGTTGGTCGCTGAGTCCCAATGAGTTGAGGAATCCGGGGGCGTGAACCGCTCTTAAACACACCGTGCGGACCGTGAAGACTCAACCCGCGGGCCTCCCGCTCACAGCCGTGTGCGGGGCGCAGCACTTGTGCTTTCTCCCCCTCCACAAAGTGTGAACAAATGAAGGAATCTGAACCGCTGACGGCTGGCAGTGGACGGAAACGACAGCGAACACTTTCTTCTACACACTCAAGTCATAAAAGCTTCTGAGATTATCtcgattttatttatttagcctcCAAATCGCGACGATTCACCGTCACGACCACCGACGTTTGGAGACTTTCGCCGGTTAAATATCTCCTAAAATCTATTGAAACGCACCAACTTTCATCCAAAGCACCTTCGCATATAGCTCAAACGTTTCTTTAGGGACTCCGTGTGAAAACTCCAATTTTAGAGTGATTATCTTGTCAGAAACGGGAGTTTTCCTggaagcagcaaacacatttcTGATAGATCCATGACGGCAGCCTGGGTCGGCCTCGTCCAGTCTGATTACAAAAGATTCTCTTAAAACTAAAGGTCCATTTGCCACATTGGGGCTGTTTTTAGCATCTGCACAGCAGAGCATTAAGGAATACATGAAAACCCACTTATTTGGCCTTTTTGCGGAGTCCATGCATTTATGCTC contains:
- the LOC115248314 gene encoding histone H3, whose translation is MARTKQTARKSTGGKAPRKQLATKAARKSAPATGGVKKPHRYRPGTVALREIRRYQKSTELLIRKLPFQRLVREIAQDFKTDLRFQSSAVMALQEASEAYLVGLFEDTNLCAIHAKRVTIMPKDIQLARRIRGERA
- the LOC101067696 gene encoding histone H2A — its product is MSGRGKTGGKARAKAKTRSSRAGLQFPVGRVHRLLRKGNYAERVGAGAPVYLAAVLEYLTAEILELAGNAARDNKKTRIIPRHLQLAVRNDEELNKLLGGVTIAQGGVLPNIQAVLLPKKTEKAK
- the LOC115248309 gene encoding histone H1-like, coding for MGEEAPTQAAPAKAAKKKPTRVKSSGPSISELILKAVSASKERNGVSLAALKKNLAADGYDVEKNNARVKIAVRGLVTKGTLVQTKGTGASGSFRMSKKVAEPKAKKPAAKKPAPKARKPAAKKPAAAKKPKAAAAKKPTATKKSPKKAKKALAAKKVAKSPKRVSKSPKKVAKKAPASKKAPAKKAVKPKAKRAAPKRK